The Oryza brachyantha chromosome 6, ObraRS2, whole genome shotgun sequence region CTCCTCAGTTGGAAACACCAGAAGGCAGACATCATTTCTGATAATACGGTTTAAACagaatatatactttatagATCATTTTAGTTATCTAACTGCAAGAGGAAACTATATAACTATGTAACACTGTTACCTTTGAAATAATTAAGGAGAACTTTACTACTCGAGTTTACTGTAGGTTGCATCAAGGGTCCAATCACCAATGATGGGCAAATAGTTACGATGTCCAGCCCTGTTTTTGCTGCATAAGCAGAAGCCTCATGCTCTGCTAATGTTTTCGAAAGGTAATACCAATCCTGCCAGAATATAACATAGCCTCTTTTGAGTGGGTGATACAGCACATGGAGTTATATGCCACAAACAAGAGTCAAGGAATAGTTAATGTCAATATAGgaatatcatttattatcaGAAAGCATAGAGTAATTGTTGACAAAGCCGTATTTTTGGAGGAGTTAGCAATATAAATAGAGAAAACAATGCATTAATTATTGACTAAAAAAGGAGTGCATGAATCAAAGTTCAACCAAAACCAATTTTGAgcatatgaaaataataattgcAAGAGGAGATAGGGGATCCAAAGTATCAAGTACAAATTAAGAGTGCAGTGGATATCATATAATgtcatattaatcaatttttgaaGTAGCAACATGCACAAAAAGCTATCAGAAATTTTGCTCCTTCCAAGGAAATTAGCGCACAGAAATTTTGCAGATGAAAAGGCATTGGCTTGAAGCATTAATCACCTGATTTTTTCTGCATAACTCCTCATCTGACCAACTGTCTTCAGTGAAAGCCTTATTCTTAGGCCAGTTAGGATTATTGAACACGGCAGCAATTGAAGAGACCATGACAACGCGCTTAACCTTTGCCTCATAGCAGGCTTTCAACACATTAAGTGTGCCTGTTACAGCAGGGGCTATGACCTCTACCTGCAAAACAGCAATGCGGTCTGGTAAACTGTGCTCGATTAATCTCAGCACATGCGGCAGCTACGCAGATTAATCAACCAAGCGAACTAAATTAATCTCAGCGCGTTGGCAGCTACATCAAATGCATCAATATAGGCTTGCAGTGAGAGGCATGTTGCAGGCATCATTGAACTACATCGAAGCATGCAACTGATATCTGCAGAAAAACTAATTCTGTGTGGCATGGACTTCTCAAAAGATTAAAGGCATATGTAACGCTTTTGTTGTAATTAAAGTCAAATCTGTTTTCTAGAACTAAAGCTGTTAAGCTCCAAAGCCATATGGTGCTGCTATAATGGTGCGACTCGACAATTTTTCTAACAAGCCTGTGCATATAGGTATTTGactattattaaattttgaatattaaCATATATCAATAACAACAAACTGGGCAACACATGGATTAGAGACTAgtaattataaaatgtttgacataGGAATGCAATATCATAGAACCCGGATTCAATGAATGAATTCTGTCTTGaatcattaatttttaaggGGAAATATGTTACTTCATTTCTGAGCTAATATCAGCTGTATTAGATCGCCAATTTCTCCATGTTACGATAACCAGCTATGTCCCCTTATTTCGACATAAATAAGATCACCTTATTTCCATCTTATCTGCACCAACCCAACACTTATATATTATGTCCCCAATTCACCTCAGGGTTCAAGGAGCGGCCAGAGGGTACAGGGCTGGCGACATGGAAGACACCCTCGCAGCCAGAAACTGCTGAAGCTACACTGCCATAGTCCAACAGATCCGCCTTGAACAGCTGCAACCTCTCCCCGGCTCCTTCTAGCACCTTGAGATGAGCATTCTTGGCATCACCTACAGCACACCGGCACACACAACATCACCATCATACATAGCATAACAAAACTTTTAGCCCATCATAACAAGTATCCAACTAATTTTCAGATAACCACAAAAGTTAGGGCCATCAAAATTCCTGTGGTTCCACCTAAAGATAACAAATTGTTCTATGAGTTCCAATGACTTGCCAggccataaaaaataaaattacgaATTAGAAACTCTCCTATTAGCTTCCAGTAATATGGGggtcattgtttatttatttatcaactCTCTGAAACTGCTCTACCCGCACTCCCACCTCGCAGTCTCCCACATCCCCGTTTcaaatttcaccaactaaactaAACTCTAGCACCGCAGCAGCCAAGAGAACTCCGGGGCGACGAATCGAAGCAAGGGCGAGGTGGGCCATGAAGCGGAGCGAGCAGGCCTCACCTGGATCGCGCACGGTGCCGCGGACCGCGTAGTGGCCCCTGGAGAGGAGCAGCTCGACGTGCGACGAGGCGATGAAGCCCCCGGCGCCGGTCACGCACACCgtctgcctcgccgccgccgccgccgccatgcctcCCTTGCTGAGTTCGGTTCGCCTTGCGccacttctctctctccctctctctctctctctctccacacCACTCCGCCTCCTCTCGAGTGGTCGAGAGTTTTCACGAAATTGGGTCCTGGGCCTAGCCCGCCACGGTCCACGATCTTGTCTAGATGGACCGGGCCCACTTAGGGTGCCTTTCTAGTGGGCCCAGCCGCAATACAAAATTTGAGTGAAGTGTATTGGCAGTTACTAAAAGCAAGGGCCCAACACTAAAGTATgtgaaaaaactccaaaattcactctaaattaagttttaaaaattaaattttaacttaaaagtataaatataagataaaaagGATAAGAGtataatatgtcattttgGTCACAAATTGCCACGATCGTTTTAGAAACCCACGTGACGTTGACCCCGAAGGATCCCTGGACCCAAATAGGCCCCGGCGCTCCTGAGAAACAGTGACGAAGAGAAAGGGAGAAGAGACTCTctgtcgccagccgccgcacCGCCACATCGTGTTGTCCCATCATGTCCTGCCATCTCGCGATCGTGCCGTGGTCACCGCCACTTGGTGAGAGTTGAGAGTGAGTGAGAGAAACTACAACTAGGGTTTCTTCAGATTTTACTGGGCTTTAAGCCTATTGAGCCTTCACTATACTAcatttttaagtctaaaagACCTCCCTGGTCCTTGCGGGGAACCCGCGAGTGTAAACCCTCTCCCAAACCCCGACCCAAACTAGGGCCTCGGCCCGGATCCCCATAGGGTGAAAATATCCCCCGTCCCCGTAGGGACTGGCCCACATCAGTGGCGATCGGCTCATCGTAGCTGCAACACAGCGTGACGGCATAAGCGGCGACAAATTGCAACAAATTGTTAAAATATGGGGATAATGGGAGcgaaattatatattttaacaatTTGTTGCAATctagatgtttattttaagacgAAACCTAGATGACAAGGGCAGAAAAAGTTTAGGAACCTACCATACACttcagtcaaaattttaatatgccTAAACATGGGAGTAgctaatataaaaacatataacgCAACTTGATGGTACTTGTGTGATAACATTTATAAGAGGGTTCTATTAAGAGTCttagagggtgattgtttgcttTATTcgagaaaaagtcaaacgatatatttgtaaataaaaataatttatgaataaacttttttatacgtgttcttaacgatctaaaagacaaagctgaaaataaacaacgATGAAAAACCTCCCAAAATCTTcactaaatttaaggttaaaaatttaaattttaacttataagtactAGCAGAGGCAGAACCGAAAAAATAGGATTGTAAAAGGCTATCGATCCAATCGATCCACGTGTAAACAAATGCAATATAAGTGTAGTTAGTCATGGTGAAGGACTCGAAACACACAAAGGGCTCGTTCGCAAGAGGCACTTCAAAGCCGTCAAATCAACGCACGCAAAACAAGAACAGCCATTACCATATaagtaattaagtattagctattgtaaatttgaaaaatgaattaatataattttttaaaacaacttttatataaactttttagcaaaaaatacaccgtttaatagttcgggaagcgtgcgcacgaaaaaaagagaggaaatttGAAGTCAATAGCGTATTGCGAACGAGCCCAAACGGTGCAAGAGTCTTACACCAACAGTGCTTCTAACGACTCCCATGTATACTTTGACATCCTTCCTCTCGATCACCTCGGGTGGCCTCAATCTCTTTTGGTCCTCTCATTTGTTGCACAAGGTTTGCACCCACACTAACTCTCGTAGAGACTAAGTGGTCGTGTAGACTAAAAGTGAGCTCAAACTTTTCACGATTTAGCGCTACCCAAtgaccacattttttttttcatcgaatcTCACATTATCAGGATAGCCTGGAAGTTCAGCAAATGGTTCAGATATAGTGGTATACCCTCCTTTTGGCCTCATATCAATACCTCATCAACTTGCATCATGGTCCAGTTCATGCAACAATAAGATGTATTCAGTCAAAACTAATAGAAACACCATTGAGGTACGTTATATCGGATTGAAGTACGGTGACTTGCTCACATCGAGTCCCCACTTGTTGTGAGTTGCTCGTGTTGAGATCATTGGTAGCTCACATATACTGCTTACAGTGAAATAAACTTCTCCGGTAACCTGGTCTATTCACACCATTGGTGAAGCGAAGCAGCACGGTACCGATTGTGCCGACACGACTGTGGCTTTGCGACAAAAAGAATCATCGATGTGACGATATGTTTGATACTATGATACAGTGAAACACAACACTGTTAGGcctagtttagttttttttgcaaaaatatcacatcaaatctttaaacacacatttgaagtattaaaacaaagtctaattacaaaataaatttcagattctgcctagaaatcacgagacgaatcttttgagtctaattaatccgtcattaacacatattggttacgGTAGAACTTATGaataatcacgtcctaattaggctcaaaaaatttcagatttcccccataactatgtaattagttttagtgtttatatatatttaatgcttcatttagatatccaaagatttgatgtgatgtttttaagaaaagtttttaggaactaaacatgacctTATTACAAGGATTCGCAGTTTCAGAAGTTCAGTAAATCCAACGAGCATGAGAAGCGCATGCAGCAGCTAAACTGATGAAGGATCACAGCTAATCAAAGACGAGCGACAATatggcgtcgtcgccgatcgACAGGAGTATCTCCTCgttccaaattaattatgtttcctTGGATCATACACATACACACTGTCCATCTCAAGCCCCTATGCAACCCTTTATCCATATCTGGTTTTCAATTGTGTTCGTGTGTATATACAAGACACTGATTGGTCAGTCTAGGACACCTTCAGCCCTGTAAGATTCAACACTGTCCCTCAGTGTTTCCTCAAACGGCTTGATTTTCCATCCCAGCTTCTCTAGCTTCCCTGAATCGAATGTCGGTTCATCGCTCACTTGCACAAACCTGCCATTGTCATAGAATAAAATACTCGTCGGCGTAAGAGCATGTCATAGACCTAAGCATGGGAGAATGGGACCATGAGCCCAAACTAAATGaagaatttttatatgattcaGATGGAAACTATACTGTTCCAAAAGGCAGCAAAAGCATATTGATTACTGAGTTGTATCACAAGGCACAGTGCAACACTGCAAACATATATGAAGGTAAAAGGTTTACTTGTCGGCAAATTTGCAGCCGGGATACCAGCTCTTCAGTAAGTCGATGATATGAGACATCTTCCTTGCATGTGAATTGCAGATGTACCGTCCAGAGACCCCTGGAGTTTCATACAGTAAAAGTAGAGCATCGGCAACATCCCGGACATCCACAAAGTTCCTGAGCTTGATCTTTACCTCACAGTCAACTGTGGAGAGAGAATTAGAATGGACCTGAATGGCTTAATCTGATGCAGCCacgaaaacaaaataattgagatAATGAATCATTGGAGCATAGCAATATGAGGCAAATGCCCAACCTTTCAGACAACCAAGTATGACCGTACTGCTTGCATTCACAGTTGATTGCAGCAAGGGTCCAATCACCAAGGATGGGCAGAGTGTCACAAGATCTAGTCCACTTCTCTTCGCATGATCAAAGGCCTCAATCTCTGCTATTGTTTTCCCAAGAGTATACCAATTCTGCCAAACCCATGGACTTGGCATAATTATAGCATATGAAAACCATATGTCTACATGACTAAGGTATGTAAAGACACAAAGTTACTAGAGTGTTGCTAATGTGAATTAATTCATCTCAGACTATAAAGTCACAAGGCACCGAATGTCAACAGTGCAAAACCTGTGAACTAACAGAAAGAGAATTCCAACTACCGTTGACTATCTTGACAGTCGTCAAACATGTGTGCTGATGCAAACTTGTATTATAATTTCTAACTGTAAGTTTTTTTCTGGACAATGATCTAACAGTAAGTTCAAGATCATGCTAGCAAGCAAACTGTTACTCGTTCAAGAGGTTCAGTCATTGTCTTGTCATTCTCTGTACTACAGAAACAACAGCTCAAGTTTTAGTTTGGGTTATTTCATTTTCACCTCAGTGGCTCGGCATTCCTCGACATCAGACCAGCAATCTTCATCCATGGCCTTTCCTTCAGGCCAGGCAGGATTCACCATCACTGCAGAGACAGATGACACCATCACCACCCTCCCAACCTTGGCTTCTGAACAAGCCTTCAACACATTCATTGTGCCCGTTACAGCAGGAGCAAGTAAATCAACCTACACCAATATCTCAAAATTATTAGCTACAAGAACATGACGATCTACAAATCTGCACTCTGCAGTTATTGCCAACTGAGAAATCAACAGtttcaacaaatatttttgagtaGAACTGTCGATTTCTCAACTTTCAGTAACTGCAGTCTACAGTTGAGGCTTTCAGCAAGCCAGATtgagaaccaaaaaaaatgaattttggactgctgagagagagagagagagagagagagagagggtgccTCCGGGTTGGGAGCGTGGAGGAGCACGGGGCAGGCGACATGGAAGACGTCGTCGCAGCCGGCGATGGCCGCCGCCATGCTGCCGTAGTCCAGCAGGTCGGCCTTGAACAGCCGCAGCCTCTCCGCGGCGCCGTCCAGAGCCGCCAGGTGGGCGTTCTTGGCGTCGCCTTCGCACAAAATCATCACCGCGCGCACATCAATCGATCAATCAAACCAAGAACTCCAGGCAATTAATCAAGAACAAGAGTAGAGAACgcccataaaaaaaatcaaatctttgaGCAGCCGCGGAGGAAATATCGTCAAGATCCATCCCAAGAAAGAAGCTTAGCTACCGGGATCACGGACGGTGCCATGGACGGTGTAGCGgccgcgggagaggaggagcttGACGAGCCACGACGCCACGAAGCCTCCGGCGCCGGTCACGCACACCGTCTTCGTCCTCACGGCGCCGCCCTCCGTCGCCATGGCACAGCCGCACAGCTCGCTGCTACAGCAAGAACACGACGTGTGGACTTCACCTTGGTTCGTGTCACCCAAGACCGAAGAGAAGAAGATCCTGTGGCTTGTACGAGTATAGTACCGTACTAACCTTTTAACGAAGTAGCTAGTCTGGGCCGATCTTTTAACGAATTAGCTAGTCtggtcacatcgaatatttgaacactaattattattaataaaactcaccttaCACTCGGAACtattttacgagacgaatttattgagcctaattaatccatgattagtgaatgtaTAAACATTTACCAATCGTcacttaattaggtttaaaaaatttatctaataaaatagcctttatttatacaattagttttattatccgtctatatttaatatttctaattaaatcACTAGAACCAACAGCTCCTAACTCGTCAGTTCGTCCACCTCAGAGTCGACTGGTTGTCGAGCTCATGCGAAATGCGAAAGTACAAAATGCTGTATCAACTGAATGGAAGTGATAGAGAcgttttctaaataaaaaaatactgaacTGGATAGAGatgagtataaataaaaaaaaactgaattcGGTAGAGatgaatataatataattattcgGAATCGAGGATAGCTGCTGCAAATTGACATCTACCCTCTccgtaaaaaaaaccaacttttggtttttttcgaACGTTTGAGTAtccgtttttttaaaaaatttttttaaatagtcacatataaaatattatttatgttttattatctaataaaataaaattattaatcgtaaattttttaataagatgaagagttgaatattgtataaaataaaaaaaattgatttgttttagtaCGGAGGAAGCAGagtcttttatttattattatattgacGGATATATAGTAATAGGTGGAAGAGATGAGATAAGATAACCGGTAGCTGTGTTACTTGGCACGTGTGTTAATtgctctaaaaatattttattttaagattatttttttcacaaaactttGAGCAGTAGAATGGAGATAAATTTATCGGGATTTGAAAAAGGAAGTGACAACTGcattgatgtttttaaaagtaaaggaTATTTTAATCagatttgtattagtatacgTGAGAATGGCTAAAAGTGAAGCtggtcatttgattttttttacggaaaaacaaaataatatatttgtaaaaaaataatttataaataaattttttatatacgtgttttcagagatgaataaaatataaactacgatgaaaatcttttatgaataaaatttgattctTCCATCTTGCAAAATAGGCCTTGGAATTTTAATCTTCGTCAATTTCAGGTGGTCCAATGTCCTTACTCAGAGGAGGCAATCTGCTGTTTTATTGGGACAAGAGAAACCgcattttgtaaataaaaaatattttttaataaaatttttatacatgtgttcctagcgatctaaaatcaaagactgaaaaataaacaacgataaaaaaatctaaaatcaactccaaattaatgttaaaaatttaaatgttagcttataagtataagccaaaagataaaaataagccaaaaataaGGATGAAACATTTTCGCGTCAAATAACCCCCCAACCTCTTTCAACGATCATCTAGAAGGACAAAAAGGAATAAATGCCTCAGGCCCACAATAACTACAGTATTATAGCTCAAACATTATGGGACGGAATGATATCATTCAGATAGGAATCACGTTCCTTAGTTCTAGTAGACCATTAAGGAGTATTTCATTTGCCTTTACTAAATGCTAATCATATCGATGCGTTGAAAACCATTTTCACCAACCGATttgttctgaattctgaagctGGGCTTCGATTCCACAGGCCACATTTCCGTACCCAAACCGAGCAGATCCGGCCCAACCAGCACGTTATCATCATCGGAAGAAGCtttttagcacacggatgTATATACAACAGTTGcttgtatgtcatctaaatagtcatcaaaaatataaaaaattgataaaatagtttgatatgaATTATATCACACCAacaacatacaagtttaaatttaacttctacaagttgtatcaaaaataacaaaaacaattatgaatatgtgtacacttagtttcagttttatttgtattttttgctacaacttgtaaaagttgaatttaaactggtatgtttgtgaagtgatataactcatattaatctatcttatcaatttttttcatatttttgatgactatttagttGTCATGCAACCACACGGGTGTACAAACACCCATACACCTGTGCgctaaaaactattttccCATTATCATCCAGAAATGCTACAAACACTGCAAAGTGCAAACTCGATGAGGCCTAATCGAACTATAACCACACGACTCGGATTGGCAGGTCACGACGCCGAGCTCCGAGCCTCGGACGGTTGTTCAAAACGAGAAGAATTATGTTGCTAAAGGTAGTATAAGCAGtcaatcatattttattctgTGTAGACCATTACAATTATTCATCtcgaatataaaaaaaagttctcaGCAATATCCCgtggtaaaataaataaatgctaaaaatggTTACTCCCTTCATCTCAGAAATACTTTGTTTTTAACCCACCACGTAAATACCAATACAAAtctaaaaagactaaaaataccCAAATTTCAATGCATATTTTCCCTACATTTTCACTCAATGTACTTATTCTTTGTCTTTTCATCCCAATGTATTGGTTACACGAAGATGAGGTTTTGTGGGACAAATAAAAGGGAGAAAATGAACTCTTTATGGAACGGATAGAGCAGTAcacatacaaacataaaagGCGAAATACATGGTCGATTATGATGGTGCTTCTGGAGAGGGGCCAGAAATGAGTTCGGATGCTTTCAGTTTTATCATACAAAATGAGCCTTGAATTTAGGCTGTGTAAGATCCTCATTGTGAGAACGTGTACTCCtctattccatattataagactttctgggttTTGTTAGATTCAtcatgtatcaatatatatgttttgtatatatgtctagatacattaatacatgtataaatctaggtaatatcaaaaaatgttataacatggaacggagggaatactAGCGGAcgtggaaagaaaaagaaaatggaattGGACGCATTCTTTCTGCAGACGGGCCAACGGTCCAGGCTTCGGGCAGCACAGGCCCAACACGGCACGGAATATTACTGGGCCTGTGCAGCTCGGGAATACCGAGTCCGATTCCCGATCGAGTCAACTCggatggcagcagcagcagaaagaCGCGAACCACACCTGCAGGCTGCATGCAGCGAAGCAGCCAACTGGAATGAGGCGCATACACACGCGAGGAGGCGACCAACCCCGCTTTTATGCATGAGAAATGTTGAATTGGCATATTAGATTTGGGATATGTATTAGACTCATGTTTTAATTGTGTCCTTTTGATTTCTTTGCCATATACTAtgatttataaacaaattattcaccacgttttatattataaaacttcgtagatttgtctagatttatatgtgcggtaataaatctagatatatatctatatataatgtgtatatgtgtgtgtatatatatatataataaacaaatcaaaaagttttataatataaaacgaagaaaataatttatttaccc contains the following coding sequences:
- the LOC102703588 gene encoding cinnamoyl-CoA reductase 1-like, whose amino-acid sequence is MAAAAAARQTVCVTGAGGFIASSHVELLLSRGHYAVRGTVRDPGDAKNAHLKVLEGAGERLQLFKADLLDYGSVASAVSGCEGVFHVASPVPSGRSLNPEVEVIAPAVTGTLNVLKACYEAKVKRVVMVSSIAAVFNNPNWPKNKAFTEDSWSDEELCRKNQDWYYLSKTLAEHEASAYAAKTGLDIVTICPSLVIGPLMQPTVNSSSKVLLNYFKGDRDTVENRLRNVVDVRDVANALLLAYENPGASGRYICSSAPIKVSDMINILKALYPTYTYPKNFVDVEENITYSSEKLQKLGWIFRPIEETLRDSVESYKAFGILN
- the LOC102703873 gene encoding cinnamoyl-CoA reductase 1-like, with amino-acid sequence MATEGGAVRTKTVCVTGAGGFVASWLVKLLLSRGRYTVHGTVRDPGDAKNAHLAALDGAAERLRLFKADLLDYGSMAAAIAGCDDVFHVACPVLLHAPNPEVDLLAPAVTGTMNVLKACSEAKVGRVVMVSSVSAVMVNPAWPEGKAMDEDCWSDVEECRATENWYTLGKTIAEIEAFDHAKRSGLDLVTLCPSLVIGPLLQSTVNASSTVILGCLKVDCEVKIKLRNFVDVRDVADALLLLYETPGVSGRYICNSHARKMSHIIDLLKSWYPGCKFADKFVQVSDEPTFDSGKLEKLGWKIKPFEETLRDSVESYRAEGVLD